The segment ATTGTAGGACTTAGGGAGTAAGACTGTGTAAAAGCATAACTTGATTCATCTGCAAAATGGAGTTGTTGCTGGGATGCTTTGGGTTTTACTAACCGATCAGGATCTTTTATGTAAAAGCTAAATTCTTAAATTTAAGCAAGATGTAGGGTTATTACTTGAGAATAATACCACTGCCTGTTCAAACTGGCCTTCAGTAATGCGGTAAcaattaaatttaaacaaaaaaatcattctggACACTGAAAAAGATGGGAAGGATTTTAAGATccttgaagatgactgaaaagaGTACATGTATAATATTTGTCAAGCACATTTCCTTGCAACACCTTCTTCCCCACCCTTTCCTCAGGAGATCAGCATCTGCTGGCTccagtcaagaaaaaaaagctctgtaCTTTTAATGCAATAACATctgcaaaaataacattttctgttagAAATCACAGATTTAGTCTAATAAATACTGCTCTTACTATTATCTGGAAACTTCAGCTTGACAAatttgaaaagcagaagtgaaagaaatcaTTGGCCTAAGGTTTTCTCAATTGGGTATTACTTGTTACTGCTTGCTAAgactttccttttatttataccagaaattaatttcttaattagTTGCTGCAGCTAGATGCAAGGTATGTTAGTGCACGTTATTTTCTGACCTCTGCAATACCTTCACCTTTGTTGGATTTGTGGTATCACAGAGAAAGGTACTTATTTGGTCACATTGTGTGTGTAACATAGGGCAAAGAAAAGGACCAAAGAAATCCTTTCTTCTAGTTAGCACTGCCCTCTAGGGGctgaagaaaatactgtttcCTTTGTAGACAGTGGGAAGAACAAATCGGATTCCTAATTTGTCTTAGCAGCATGGTTAAAACTGTTAAAGTATatctttataattttattatgttCTCACATTTGTGTAAGCTGTATATTCTTATCCACAAGTAGCTTGTCTACCtttaagcaaaaaaacaagGACAAGAAAGCAGGAATATACATAATCCTGTCTATCATGGGACATGATTAATACATATTCAGTCAGAAGTAAAATCCTATGCCTGCTGAAGCTTCTCTTTtaaataagcattaaaaaatagcACTTCAAAATGAACTCACGCTAAACCACCATTGCTGCTAATGTGTATGGGAGAGATTCTTAAGAACTCTGTGCATCTACAAGCATCCATGTGCTCTAGTATTTTCACTGCTCAGTGTCTGCTTCTACTTAGCAACTTCTCCCTTGTCTTAAAGAATTACAGAGCTGATGGGATATGAGCCAGAGGAACTCCTGGGTCGTTCCATCTATGAGTACTACCATGCGCTGGATTCTGATCATCTGACCAAAACGCACCATGATAGTAAGTGAGAAGATAtggcactggggaaaaaaaaaaaaaaaaaagggttttcttTTAACTGCAGATAGGAATCTGCAGAGAATATTTATCTTGAAAACTGACTTTCTTTTCCTGCCCGTGGTTAAAGCTGAtgtcctttcttttttcagtgttcACAAAAGGGCAGGTGACAACAGGGCAGTACAGAATGCTTGCTAAACAAGGTGGCTATGTCTGGGTTGAAACTCAAGCAACTGTTATATACAACACTAAGAATTCTCAGCCACAGTGCATAGTATGTGTAAACTATGTGTTGAGGTAAGTTAAGTGGATATTGCCGTTTTTGACACGATTTCTTTGAAGGCTAAGATTCTGATGGCcctgcatctttttttccctctgttatGATGttgctatgtttttttcttgccaattagatttttacttaaaatactGCTAGTCAAAGGATTAGCagttgcatttaaaaacaaatacaaaagccACTTCTTTGATCTAGTGATGTCACTTGGAAGATATGAAACATCTGAGAATTTATGTGCATTCTATACATTTAATATTTGTACACAGTCTGGAGCGATTTATTTCACTAATCATTCTTGCTGATGCAGTCAGAGCAGCAATAATGGTATCTCAATCCTATTTATCTTCCTCAGGATTCTTTTAACTGAAAGCTTCAACTTAAAGCAGACTTGTTAACTATTTTTCTGCAACTGTAGAGTAGTCCTAAGTTTTTCAAAAATTTAGTGAATGTACTAGTGTCAGTCTGTCACCATATGGtacatttgtttaaaacaaagttgtttttttatggaaatctgcaattttcattgtttttttttgatgctttcTGAAAAGTACGTCTATTTACTTATTACCTTTTTATGGCACCAGAATTAGTATTTGCTTTGTCTATTACAtatgaggaaatatttttcGTTAGCTTTTAATCACTTGCAACGTACAAACCATTAAGGCTGAATTTTAGCTGTGcattagttgtttttttaataatcatCTTCTTTTCTGTCTGGCAGTGGAATTGTTCAGAAGGACTTGATATTTTCCCTTGGACAAACTGAGTGTATGCTGAAACCAGTGGAGTCTCCAGATATGAAAATGACCAAAATATTCAACAAAGATGACCTGGATGATACCAACAACCTTTTTGAAAAACTTAAACAGGAACCAGATGCTTTAACTGTGctggctccagctgctggagaCACAATTATCTCTCTAGATTTCAGCAGTAATGGTGGGTGTGTGTTTAAATTGGAGAGCATGCTAATTAGTAAAGCTAGTGTTTTACAttgaacttcagaaaataagCTGAGTATCACTGCCTAGTGATATTTCAGCCACTATTGAAACTTAATGAGGTCCGCAGACACGCTCAGTATTGTTACTTAGGTTGATGgtctcttttaatttttatagagTCTGATGAACAACGTGATGAAGTTCCTTTGTATAACGATGTAATGCTCCCCTCATCCAGTGAGAAATTGCAGAATATAAATATGGCAATGTCCCCACTACCTGCCTCTGAAACTACAAAGCCACTTCGTAGCAATGCTGATCCTGCACTCAATAGAGAAGTTGTATCAAAGCTGGAGCCAAACACAGAGACACTCGAACTTTCTTTTACCATGCCTCAGGTGCAAGAGCAGCCAACCAGCCCTTCTGATGCAAGTACCAGCCAAAGTTCACCTGAGGTTAGTTACGTAATTTGGATATGCTGTCATTAAAATGTATGTGCTGTGTTGGGGCTTGTAGAGCAAATCTAGTTAAAGATGCAGCCAAggcatgaattttaaaattatttctaggTTGTGACTTAGTTAAGCTCTGAGGAAATGGATAAATTTTCATAGGCAGAATTATGTCTTCATGGAAGCAAGTCTTGCAAATGCATGCAGTAGTACGTgtcacagaaggaagaaaagcttgGGATTGGTCTTTCTAGAAAAGGATGAGTCAGAGTTGACTCCTGCAAACAGCAAATTACTTGCCATAATTTACTTGCAAAGGGTACTTCTGTGCTTCCCAAATGGGGTGAATTTAAATGTATACAGATAAATGTAAATGTCTTCCTCTCCCATTTTAGTTTTTGTGCAACCACAGGTTGGAATTAAGTTTTACATTTGTACACTTTTAAGACCACCTGTAAATACAACATAAAACAAGGTAATGACAGAAATTTAAAACtgcattcaaaatgttttcacagCCCAGTAGTCCCAATGACTATTGCTTTGATGTGGATAATGATATGGCTAATGAGTTCAAACTGGAATTAGTGGAGAAACTCTTTGCGATAGATACAGAAGCAAAAAATCCATTCTCTACTCAGGTAATGTATATTAACTTGAAATCTGCATCATCTTAATGCTTATTCTCAATGTTCTTCTTGCTTTCTTAGAATGCTTTCAGAGACCTCATTCTTCTTTTATGGAACATGTTactaaaataaactaaataattATTCTAAGGATTTGGTAAAAAGAAGAGCCTTAAAGGAGCCATGAATTCAGAGCTGAGATGTTCTGACCTATGCGTAAGTTTTAcctcttttgttttccaggaaacTGATTTAGACTTGGAGATGTTGGCTCCTTACATCCCGATGGATGATGACTTCCAGCTACGCTCCTTTGATCAGCTATCTCCACTGGAAAGCAGTTCTTCCAGCTCCCAAAACGCAGCCACTATTACCATATTTCAGCAGACTCAGACACCATCAACTACTGCTGATGAAATAAAACCAGTGGCAGAACGTGTGGATGATGTGAAGACGCTAATTGTTCCTTCATCTCCTGTCCACATAATCAATGACACGAGTAGTGCCCCAGCGTCACCTTACGGTGGGAACAGGAGTCGAACTGCATCTCCAAtcagaacaggaaaaggaaCATTGGATCAGACAGAAAAACCTTGTCCAGGAACACCCAGTTTGCTAACAGTCACTCTGaataaaaggtattttaaaagcCAAGCTCACTTTCAAGGAATTTAAGAAATTAGATACAAAGTGCTTTTAAATACTGCAACTGGCATACGATGTATTCAGCGTTCTGCTTCAAAGTAGATATTGATATGTTGAAATCCAGACACTTCATGCTATATTTTTGATATGCTGATCTTCCCTAAAGTTAATTTCTCAGCAGCTTTTTTGCAGTAGCTCTTACATCTCATGTAATAGGCAGCTACTGTATGCCAACTGCATTAAtaagtttattttgcttttttatctgACATgcaaccatttaaaaaaaaatgcagtaggcAATTTAGAGGTAGTTATACCCACACagtatttctgatatttttttgtcCGCTTCGTTAAGAGGTAAGAGTCATCTACGGTCTCTGTGCTACACgtattacttttaaaattagcTATAATTCATAATGACAGATGAAGGTATACGTAGCACATTTTTATGATAGAAAATTCTACAAAATCAGAATGTCAGACCTTTTGATACACAGAAGCTTTATCTGTACATAGAAATACTCACTTTCCtcacccttccctccctccttcctgtAGAAAATGAATTGCTGAACttttatgctttgttttttttcctacagactaaatttttttttttgctaaaactCATTCTGAGCTTCACAGCAAGATTAAATGCTAACATTTTCTATGCTCATAGACAATTGTTGAAATGAGTCAAGTTACAAAAGAAAACTAGTATAGTTCATAAATTCAGTTTTGTCATATTGTTTATAAGTATCCACAAAAAAAGAATGGCTTGAGGATAGTAGAAACGTCTTAACAGCCTGAATCAATTTTTCTTAGATCTACTGCAATGGATGAAGAACTAAATCCAAAGATGCTAGCTTTGCATAATGCTCAGAGAAAACGAAAAATGGAACATGATGGTTCACTTTTTCAGGCAGTTGGAATTGTGAGTTTTGTTttaccattttaaaatattcactttTAACCTTGCAATTTCTGAATCGAGGCTTCAGTGCAGACTCCTGAGTTTAGCTGTTGGTATGCAATGGACTCTTGGGATCAGAGATGATTGTTTGGGCATGAAATTCCCTCCTATATGCAGATACTGGTTTTTAGTTCTCTTACTGtcagtcatttaaaaatgcCCTCTGTACCCAAGCACATTTCTTGATTAGGTAGGAGATGCTCATTTGTGAAATACATGCAAGGAGGCATGCTTCATCTGTAGAATATGCACAAATGTAAGGCAAAATTGTCGTTTATTGTCGTTTGTTCCTGGTTTCAAACTCAGTTTTTATATCTGTGAGTTCTGGACAGTGTTCTTAAGTTTCTTCCTATCATTTCTCCATTGAGACTGaggttgctttcttttcttaatttggTCAGATAACAACCGTCAGATAACAATACCATCTGATCTATAAGGGAATAGATAGAATTCTTACAATCTGGCAAACTTACATTACTACCACTTCCATTTCATGCGCTGTCTCTCTAGTTTTAGTATGTGATAGCAAGTACCTCATCATAGGCTAAGTAactcaaaaataaactttttagaTTTTCTTAGACTTCTGTCACTTAACTTGGGCTATTAAGCTTGTTGCCTTCTATAAGGGTATTTTGTCTCTGAGATCTTTGACACCTACTGTAATTTCTTAGTATTTTGAAACCTTGGGCTTTGCCACGTACTGCATCTCTCCTCTTGCTTTCATTGCAAATTCCCACTTCTCTCAAGTTTTTAAGTGGTTAGTTCTTAGTTCCTCTACTGCCTTGTAGCCTTTGAGattctttcttcctctggtGATCCATCTCCTAGATGTCGTCATCCATCACATCGTACAGTGCAGGGTGGTTTTTCCTCTGAATTATGAACTATTCCTGAGTTAGCATTCTGGTTTGGGAATGCAACAAGTCACTGTGTATTGCCTTACCATTGGCCTCTTCTGTGAGAGCTGAGAAAGCATTCatacatctatttttttctatgagCCTAGCAGACTTCATTAAATAGCAAACAACAAACTGATGCCGTTGTCCTTATTTGTTAAATGCTTTGCAATTTTCATGCATGTTGTTCTGTTGCTGCCAGTAGCTCTTTAAGAATTCACAGCTCTGCTAaaaattttattgcttttcattgCCGCCTTCTCACGCAGTGGTGCTATGGCTGTGATATAGCGTTGCTGATAGATATAAAATAGCAGAACGCAAGCAGTTTTATATTAACTCCTGTAATGGACATACACTGTTATGTTTAGTGCCTTTTTAATGCTTATAGGTTCAAATTTCGTTCTCTGtaaacccttttttttcctgtatgtgACAAAACTTGTATTTTGAAGGCTTCTGCACAGTcagaagctgattttttttccatgtagcTGGGTCTTACTGACATTACTACAATCAAGTACTTCTGTCATCTGGCTTCTTTCTCCAAAATGGATTTGAGTTTATGAACTAGTCCTTACACATGCATAGTAAAAAAATTAGATTAAATCCAGGCTGAACTGGGATTGTGCAAAAACTTGCCGTGACTTCCAAGAATGAAAATAAGCAAAGACAGTACCactttagtttgtttttagaaagCAGGAGAATTAGACAAAGGCACAATGTGTTATAATGAGATTATAAATAATGATCCAAAtttccaaaggggaaaaatgtgaGTTATATGTCTTGATACGGAAGGCTGTATTGCAttcatagtttaaaaaaaaataaaaatttaaaccAGGAACAATGTAGGTGACTTACCTTACTATGAAATGCAGCTTTTAAGTTGTTTAACTTCTATTATACAACTGTCTTTTTGACTTGCATGTGTTTTATAACCTGAAATCACGTCCTTTACTATTTTAAGTGTTCAGGGTAATGGCAGcattctgaaatactttttcttcttttgcaagTCACTACTACTAACAAGACACAGTTTTGCCGATTCAGACACTGTTGCTAGCAAACTTGTTACTAAAATGGGGCTTCTCCTTCCATCCCATCTTCTGTTTCAGTGGtggctttttcttccttgcacTAATTATATGGAGCTCTTAAAAAAACCTTTCTATCTCCATACCTGGTATGCTGCTGCCAAAAGACTTATGTCAAGGTGCTGTATCTGCAATAGAAAGGCTTGGGACTGCATTCCCCTCAAAACTTGGATCAGATGGGTTGGTGGCAATAACTGGAGTGCAAGCAGAACTTATACCTTAAATTTAGATAAAATCAACCAACCACGGTTCCTGAATCTCCTGTCCACGCTGTTAATTCCAGTGCAGAAAACCATTAGCGACTTCAGTGAAAACCTGATGCTTACTCACCCAAGAGCAGTGGTAATTAaatgggtgtgtgtgtgtgtacatgtccACGCTAACAGCATGGTAGCTGCTGATAAC is part of the Anas platyrhynchos isolate ZD024472 breed Pekin duck chromosome 5, IASCAAS_PekinDuck_T2T, whole genome shotgun sequence genome and harbors:
- the HIF1A gene encoding hypoxia-inducible factor 1-alpha isoform X6, coding for MISSERRKEKSRDAARCRRSKESEVFYELAHQLPLPHTVSAHLDKASIMRLTISYLRMRKLLDAGELETEAKMEKELNCFYLKALDGFVMVLSEDGDMIYMSENVNKCMGLTQFELTGHSVFDFTHPCDHEELREMLTHRNGPVKKGKEQNTERSFFLRMKCTLTSRGRTVNIKSATWKVLHCTGHIRVYDTCSNQTHCGYKKPPMTCLVLICEPIPHPSNIEVPLDSKTFLSRHSLDMKFSYCDERITELMGYEPEELLGRSIYEYYHALDSDHLTKTHHDMFTKGQVTTGQYRMLAKQGGYVWVETQATVIYNTKNSQPQCIVCVNYVLSGIVQKDLIFSLGQTECMLKPVESPDMKMTKIFNKDDLDDTNNLFEKLKQEPDALTVLAPAAGDTIISLDFSSNESDEQRDEVPLYNDVMLPSSSEKLQNINMAMSPLPASETTKPLRSNADPALNREVVSKLEPNTETLELSFTMPQVQEQPTSPSDASTSQSSPEPSSPNDYCFDVDNDMANEFKLELVEKLFAIDTEAKNPFSTQETDLDLEMLAPYIPMDDDFQLRSFDQLSPLESSSSSSQNAATITIFQQTQTPSTTADEIKPVAERVDDVKTLIVPSSPVHIINDTSSAPASPYGGNRSRTASPIRTGKGTLDQTEKPCPGTPSLLTVTLNKRSTAMDEELNPKMLALHNAQRKRKMEHDGSLFQAVGIGSLFQQTGDRGGNASLAWKRVKACKTTGHNGVEQKTIILLSTDIASKLLGQSMDESGLPQLTSYDCEVNAPIQGNRNLLQGEELLRALDQVN
- the HIF1A gene encoding hypoxia-inducible factor 1-alpha isoform X5, with product MDEISSERRKEKSRDAARCRRSKESEVFYELAHQLPLPHTVSAHLDKASIMRLTISYLRMRKLLDAGELETEAKMEKELNCFYLKALDGFVMVLSEDGDMIYMSENVNKCMGLTQFELTGHSVFDFTHPCDHEELREMLTHRNGPVKKGKEQNTERSFFLRMKCTLTSRGRTVNIKSATWKVLHCTGHIRVYDTCSNQTHCGYKKPPMTCLVLICEPIPHPSNIEVPLDSKTFLSRHSLDMKFSYCDERITELMGYEPEELLGRSIYEYYHALDSDHLTKTHHDMFTKGQVTTGQYRMLAKQGGYVWVETQATVIYNTKNSQPQCIVCVNYVLSGIVQKDLIFSLGQTECMLKPVESPDMKMTKIFNKDDLDDTNNLFEKLKQEPDALTVLAPAAGDTIISLDFSSNESDEQRDEVPLYNDVMLPSSSEKLQNINMAMSPLPASETTKPLRSNADPALNREVVSKLEPNTETLELSFTMPQVQEQPTSPSDASTSQSSPEPSSPNDYCFDVDNDMANEFKLELVEKLFAIDTEAKNPFSTQETDLDLEMLAPYIPMDDDFQLRSFDQLSPLESSSSSSQNAATITIFQQTQTPSTTADEIKPVAERVDDVKTLIVPSSPVHIINDTSSAPASPYGGNRSRTASPIRTGKGTLDQTEKPCPGTPSLLTVTLNKRSTAMDEELNPKMLALHNAQRKRKMEHDGSLFQAVGIGSLFQQTGDRGGNASLAWKRVKACKTTGHNGVEQKTIILLSTDIASKLLGQSMDESGLPQLTSYDCEVNAPIQGNRNLLQGEELLRALDQVN
- the HIF1A gene encoding hypoxia-inducible factor 1-alpha isoform X1, whose translation is MGAKTVTAEGVEQDFKALKATATTAALPPLPPDVPRQKNIGRAGSKATFGDQPRISSERRKEKSRDAARCRRSKESEVFYELAHQLPLPHTVSAHLDKASIMRLTISYLRMRKLLDAGELETEAKMEKELNCFYLKALDGFVMVLSEDGDMIYMSENVNKCMGLTQFELTGHSVFDFTHPCDHEELREMLTHRNGPVKKGKEQNTERSFFLRMKCTLTSRGRTVNIKSATWKVLHCTGHIRVYDTCSNQTHCGYKKPPMTCLVLICEPIPHPSNIEVPLDSKTFLSRHSLDMKFSYCDERITELMGYEPEELLGRSIYEYYHALDSDHLTKTHHDMFTKGQVTTGQYRMLAKQGGYVWVETQATVIYNTKNSQPQCIVCVNYVLSGIVQKDLIFSLGQTECMLKPVESPDMKMTKIFNKDDLDDTNNLFEKLKQEPDALTVLAPAAGDTIISLDFSSNESDEQRDEVPLYNDVMLPSSSEKLQNINMAMSPLPASETTKPLRSNADPALNREVVSKLEPNTETLELSFTMPQVQEQPTSPSDASTSQSSPEPSSPNDYCFDVDNDMANEFKLELVEKLFAIDTEAKNPFSTQETDLDLEMLAPYIPMDDDFQLRSFDQLSPLESSSSSSQNAATITIFQQTQTPSTTADEIKPVAERVDDVKTLIVPSSPVHIINDTSSAPASPYGGNRSRTASPIRTGKGTLDQTEKPCPGTPSLLTVTLNKRSTAMDEELNPKMLALHNAQRKRKMEHDGSLFQAVGIGSLFQQTGDRGGNASLAWKRVKACKTTGHNGVEQKTIILLSTDIASKLLGQSMDESGLPQLTSYDCEVNAPIQGNRNLLQGEELLRALDQVN
- the HIF1A gene encoding hypoxia-inducible factor 1-alpha isoform X2; the encoded protein is MGWGKGERVRPARHRGSVLCGGIKIAVIGICRKQRLYRISSERRKEKSRDAARCRRSKESEVFYELAHQLPLPHTVSAHLDKASIMRLTISYLRMRKLLDAGELETEAKMEKELNCFYLKALDGFVMVLSEDGDMIYMSENVNKCMGLTQFELTGHSVFDFTHPCDHEELREMLTHRNGPVKKGKEQNTERSFFLRMKCTLTSRGRTVNIKSATWKVLHCTGHIRVYDTCSNQTHCGYKKPPMTCLVLICEPIPHPSNIEVPLDSKTFLSRHSLDMKFSYCDERITELMGYEPEELLGRSIYEYYHALDSDHLTKTHHDMFTKGQVTTGQYRMLAKQGGYVWVETQATVIYNTKNSQPQCIVCVNYVLSGIVQKDLIFSLGQTECMLKPVESPDMKMTKIFNKDDLDDTNNLFEKLKQEPDALTVLAPAAGDTIISLDFSSNESDEQRDEVPLYNDVMLPSSSEKLQNINMAMSPLPASETTKPLRSNADPALNREVVSKLEPNTETLELSFTMPQVQEQPTSPSDASTSQSSPEPSSPNDYCFDVDNDMANEFKLELVEKLFAIDTEAKNPFSTQETDLDLEMLAPYIPMDDDFQLRSFDQLSPLESSSSSSQNAATITIFQQTQTPSTTADEIKPVAERVDDVKTLIVPSSPVHIINDTSSAPASPYGGNRSRTASPIRTGKGTLDQTEKPCPGTPSLLTVTLNKRSTAMDEELNPKMLALHNAQRKRKMEHDGSLFQAVGIGSLFQQTGDRGGNASLAWKRVKACKTTGHNGVEQKTIILLSTDIASKLLGQSMDESGLPQLTSYDCEVNAPIQGNRNLLQGEELLRALDQVN
- the HIF1A gene encoding hypoxia-inducible factor 1-alpha isoform X4 yields the protein MDSPGGVSDKKRISSERRKEKSRDAARCRRSKESEVFYELAHQLPLPHTVSAHLDKASIMRLTISYLRMRKLLDAGELETEAKMEKELNCFYLKALDGFVMVLSEDGDMIYMSENVNKCMGLTQFELTGHSVFDFTHPCDHEELREMLTHRNGPVKKGKEQNTERSFFLRMKCTLTSRGRTVNIKSATWKVLHCTGHIRVYDTCSNQTHCGYKKPPMTCLVLICEPIPHPSNIEVPLDSKTFLSRHSLDMKFSYCDERITELMGYEPEELLGRSIYEYYHALDSDHLTKTHHDMFTKGQVTTGQYRMLAKQGGYVWVETQATVIYNTKNSQPQCIVCVNYVLSGIVQKDLIFSLGQTECMLKPVESPDMKMTKIFNKDDLDDTNNLFEKLKQEPDALTVLAPAAGDTIISLDFSSNESDEQRDEVPLYNDVMLPSSSEKLQNINMAMSPLPASETTKPLRSNADPALNREVVSKLEPNTETLELSFTMPQVQEQPTSPSDASTSQSSPEPSSPNDYCFDVDNDMANEFKLELVEKLFAIDTEAKNPFSTQETDLDLEMLAPYIPMDDDFQLRSFDQLSPLESSSSSSQNAATITIFQQTQTPSTTADEIKPVAERVDDVKTLIVPSSPVHIINDTSSAPASPYGGNRSRTASPIRTGKGTLDQTEKPCPGTPSLLTVTLNKRSTAMDEELNPKMLALHNAQRKRKMEHDGSLFQAVGIGSLFQQTGDRGGNASLAWKRVKACKTTGHNGVEQKTIILLSTDIASKLLGQSMDESGLPQLTSYDCEVNAPIQGNRNLLQGEELLRALDQVN
- the HIF1A gene encoding hypoxia-inducible factor 1-alpha isoform X3 → MSSTGAALTSATGARVAAAGGLCLKAAGLALACCERLLISSERRKEKSRDAARCRRSKESEVFYELAHQLPLPHTVSAHLDKASIMRLTISYLRMRKLLDAGELETEAKMEKELNCFYLKALDGFVMVLSEDGDMIYMSENVNKCMGLTQFELTGHSVFDFTHPCDHEELREMLTHRNGPVKKGKEQNTERSFFLRMKCTLTSRGRTVNIKSATWKVLHCTGHIRVYDTCSNQTHCGYKKPPMTCLVLICEPIPHPSNIEVPLDSKTFLSRHSLDMKFSYCDERITELMGYEPEELLGRSIYEYYHALDSDHLTKTHHDMFTKGQVTTGQYRMLAKQGGYVWVETQATVIYNTKNSQPQCIVCVNYVLSGIVQKDLIFSLGQTECMLKPVESPDMKMTKIFNKDDLDDTNNLFEKLKQEPDALTVLAPAAGDTIISLDFSSNESDEQRDEVPLYNDVMLPSSSEKLQNINMAMSPLPASETTKPLRSNADPALNREVVSKLEPNTETLELSFTMPQVQEQPTSPSDASTSQSSPEPSSPNDYCFDVDNDMANEFKLELVEKLFAIDTEAKNPFSTQETDLDLEMLAPYIPMDDDFQLRSFDQLSPLESSSSSSQNAATITIFQQTQTPSTTADEIKPVAERVDDVKTLIVPSSPVHIINDTSSAPASPYGGNRSRTASPIRTGKGTLDQTEKPCPGTPSLLTVTLNKRSTAMDEELNPKMLALHNAQRKRKMEHDGSLFQAVGIGSLFQQTGDRGGNASLAWKRVKACKTTGHNGVEQKTIILLSTDIASKLLGQSMDESGLPQLTSYDCEVNAPIQGNRNLLQGEELLRALDQVN